GCTGAAGTGGTCGGTTTGATGTGTTTAAAAATCTTCTGCGATGGAAATGAAGAGGAATATCAACAGTTATTACCACCGGCCAAAAGTTTAGGGTCTGCTTTCCAAAAGGTAAATTTCTTGAGAGATATTAAGTCTGATTATTATGAAAGAGGGAGGGTGTACTTTCCTGGAGTAGATTTCAACGACTTTTCGGTTTCCCATAAGGAAAAAATTGAAGATGATATTCAAAAAGATTTCGACCACGCTTATGAGGGTATCGTAAAACTTCCTAGAGGCGCAAGATGGGGCGTGTATTTAGCGTATACTTATTATTTGAAGTTATTTGATAAAATTAAGCGTTTTCCACCTAACAAAATATTGGAAGAAAGAGTTAGAGTTCCTGATTCCAAAAAACTATTTCTGTTGTTAGGTAGTTATCTTAAACATCAGTTCAATACGCTTTAAACAATAGCTCATGATGAACCTAAACGTTAAAATCGATAATAGCTCAGGATTCTGTTTTGGTGTAGTTTATGCCATCGAAATGGCTGAAGATATGCTCGATGAGCAGGGTTACCTATATTGCTTGGGCGATATCGTGCATAATGATGAAGAAGTAAAAAGACTGGAAGCTAAGGGTCTTAAAATTATAGATCGTGAAGCTTTAAAAGATTTACACGGTGAAAAGGTGTTGATTAGAGCTCATGGTGAACCTCCATCGACTTATAAATTAGCTATTGAAAATAACCTGACTTTGGTGGATGCTTCATGTCCGGTTGTTTTGAAATTGCAAAATAGGATAAAAAACTCATTTGATAAAAAGGAGCAAATTTATATTTACGGAAAGCATGGCCATGCGGAGGTAGAAGGTCTTTTGGGTCAAACAAACCAAGAGGCTGTTGTTTTTCAAGATATAAATGAATTAGATATTGACAGCCTGCCAAGGGAAATGACTTTATACAGTCAAACCACTAAAAGCACAGACAATTTTTACAAAATTAAAGAAACTTTAACCGAAGCGGGTATCAGTGTAAATGCTAATGATACGATTTGCCGTCAGGTTTCTAATAGAGATAAAGAATTAAGATCTTTTGCTGGAGAATTTGATAAAGTTGTCTTTGTTTCGGGAACCAAATCATCCAACGGAAAGGTTTTGTATAATGTGTGTAAGGACAAAAATCCTAACACTTATTTCATCTCCAATATTACTGAATTAGATAAGGACTGGTTTTCAGAGAATGATTCAGTTGGTATTTGCGGAGCTACTTCCACTCCTATGTGGTTAATGGAACAAGTTCGAGATGAATTATCAAAATTATAATCCAAATTATTTAATTTGCATTCATGTTAGAAGTATTAACTATTTTATTTTATGCCTTCTTGGTAGTAGGAACTTTCTTCTTTATGGAAGCAGTAGCTTGGTTTACTCATAAATATATCATGCACGGATTTTTGTGGACGTGGCATAAGTCTCACCATAAAGTTCATAATCATAAATTGGAAAGAAACGATTTGTTTGCGGTCGTTTTTAGCGTCCCTTCAGCAGGGCTCATTATGGCAGGAATTGAATTTCCACAGCTAAGATGGCTCTTATTTGTAGGAATTGGAGTAGCTTGTTATGGTGTTTTTTATGTCTTATTTCATGATATTTTGGTCCACAGAAGAGTTAAACTAAAATTTAAAGCTGAAAATTCATATCTTAAAAGAATGATGCGAGCCCATTACATCCATCATGAAGTGCACACGAAGGAAGGAGCCGAAGCTTTTGGCTTTCTCTACGCCCCTAAAAAATATGAGCCTAAAGAACAGAAAAGTAAGGCTTGATCTGATCTAGAATTTTGCTCTGATCGTTCTGGTTACATATGAGTGCTAGTTAGGAAATATTGAAAATATTGCTGAACGTAATATTGGTTTTATATTAGGAATTATGAAGTTTATAAACTTTATTACTGTGGTGAACTTTATGAAGTTCATTTATCGTTGGCAAGGAACTAGGACGACCACTTCCGAGGAAGTCGGAAGAGCGGGAGGGAGGAAAGTTTAGAGAGCCAGTGTTGGGATTGTGGAGTGAAGCATTAAACTTTCTTGATTTTTTGTTTCTTTTTGATTAAGCAAATAGAAAGTTAGAAATCAATCTGTACATCAATAAATTAAAGTCCTAAACAACTATAAATAATATCTTAGATCAATAAAGAATCCCTAATCCAACATCTCCTCCTTCAACTTCTCCCAATCATCATTTTTATATTTTTTATAGCAGTGCTGGTGATAGCCATCTAGTTTTATTAATGAATCAAATAATTTCACTTTTTCTGTCTTATTTAAATTACCGACTAAATGCTGACTGACTTCGTTGGCTCTAGTCATTACAATGAAACTAGCAGTTTTCCCAGTCTCAGTAAGTTTCAAATCTTTACTTCTTTTGTCTTTTTCGTTGGGCCTCTCCTCTAAAATTCCATTGCTCACTAGTCGTTTTATATTTTCAAAAATTGTAGTTTTTTCTTGTAGTGAATGATTAGCCACTTCAGATTTACTGCAGCCTTCGTGGCTCATCACATATAATGCAATTCCAAATTCAGTTAAATTG
This is a stretch of genomic DNA from Marivirga harenae. It encodes these proteins:
- a CDS encoding phytoene/squalene synthase family protein; translation: MNAKELFNQTTFECSKLITNRYSTSFSLGIKSLDKKFHYPIYAIYGFVRYADEIVDTFHEKDKAALLQDFKKQTYEAIEQQISLNPVLHCFQMVVNEYQIDHLLIEAFLHSMEMDLQDIDYQQSSYEEYIYGSAEVVGLMCLKIFCDGNEEEYQQLLPPAKSLGSAFQKVNFLRDIKSDYYERGRVYFPGVDFNDFSVSHKEKIEDDIQKDFDHAYEGIVKLPRGARWGVYLAYTYYLKLFDKIKRFPPNKILEERVRVPDSKKLFLLLGSYLKHQFNTL
- a CDS encoding sterol desaturase family protein encodes the protein MLEVLTILFYAFLVVGTFFFMEAVAWFTHKYIMHGFLWTWHKSHHKVHNHKLERNDLFAVVFSVPSAGLIMAGIEFPQLRWLLFVGIGVACYGVFYVLFHDILVHRRVKLKFKAENSYLKRMMRAHYIHHEVHTKEGAEAFGFLYAPKKYEPKEQKSKA
- a CDS encoding MarR family winged helix-turn-helix transcriptional regulator is translated as MLENGIKLLEMYTEFLKKNPNGDFSEFGKTLSSNVNRDNNKDELTQMRDKMPFPFPAKSPDEYIGWVWGRMMSFTQIWEKKAFANQPIHNLTEFGIALYVMSHEGCSKSEVANHSLQEKTTIFENIKRLVSNGILEERPNEKDKRSKDLKLTETGKTASFIVMTRANEVSQHLVGNLNKTEKVKLFDSLIKLDGYHQHCYKKYKNDDWEKLKEEMLD
- a CDS encoding 4-hydroxy-3-methylbut-2-enyl diphosphate reductase, giving the protein MMNLNVKIDNSSGFCFGVVYAIEMAEDMLDEQGYLYCLGDIVHNDEEVKRLEAKGLKIIDREALKDLHGEKVLIRAHGEPPSTYKLAIENNLTLVDASCPVVLKLQNRIKNSFDKKEQIYIYGKHGHAEVEGLLGQTNQEAVVFQDINELDIDSLPREMTLYSQTTKSTDNFYKIKETLTEAGISVNANDTICRQVSNRDKELRSFAGEFDKVVFVSGTKSSNGKVLYNVCKDKNPNTYFISNITELDKDWFSENDSVGICGATSTPMWLMEQVRDELSKL